One Cellulosimicrobium protaetiae genomic region harbors:
- a CDS encoding NUDIX hydrolase produces MTEPVSPHADVPPTAALLPVTVDVVALTVRDDALHVLLVERGVDPYRGALALPGGFVLPGERLAQAARRELAEETGVRPPGHLEQLRTYGPLDRDPRGPVLSVAYLLLAPEFGVVHAGSDAGGAAWHPVEPLLPAAPGPSAGPGVPTASGDPAPSGGLAFDHARILADGVERARAKLEYSALATAFCPPEFTVADLRRVYEAVWGVRLDPRNFSRKATTTPGFLAETGRTTSGGTGRPATLYRAAPNPASLPTTVPAQGATPGSAADPDDAPASVPAVLDPPLMRPRR; encoded by the coding sequence ATGACCGAGCCTGTGAGCCCGCACGCCGACGTCCCGCCGACCGCCGCGCTCCTGCCCGTGACGGTCGACGTCGTCGCGCTCACGGTGCGCGACGACGCCCTCCACGTGCTCCTCGTCGAGCGCGGGGTCGACCCCTACCGCGGTGCGCTCGCCCTGCCCGGCGGCTTCGTCCTGCCGGGGGAGCGGCTCGCGCAGGCGGCGCGCCGCGAGCTCGCGGAGGAGACGGGCGTCCGCCCGCCCGGCCATCTCGAGCAGCTCCGCACCTACGGGCCGCTCGACCGCGACCCGCGCGGCCCGGTCCTCTCCGTCGCCTACCTGCTGCTCGCGCCGGAGTTCGGCGTCGTGCACGCGGGGTCAGACGCCGGGGGAGCGGCCTGGCACCCCGTCGAACCCCTGCTCCCCGCCGCCCCGGGCCCGTCGGCCGGGCCGGGCGTGCCGACGGCGTCGGGCGACCCGGCGCCGTCGGGAGGTCTCGCGTTCGACCACGCGCGGATCCTGGCCGACGGCGTCGAGCGCGCCCGCGCCAAGCTCGAGTACTCCGCGCTCGCGACCGCGTTCTGCCCGCCCGAGTTCACCGTCGCCGACCTGCGGCGCGTCTACGAGGCGGTGTGGGGCGTGCGGCTCGACCCCCGCAACTTCTCCCGCAAGGCCACCACGACCCCCGGCTTCCTCGCCGAGACCGGTCGCACGACGTCGGGCGGCACCGGTCGCCCCGCCACCCTCTACCGCGCCGCGCCGAACCCGGCATCCCTCCCCACGACCGTCCCCGCCCAAGGAGCGACCCCGGGTTCGGCGGCGGACCCGGACGACGCCCCGGCGAGCGTGCCCGCCGTCCTCGACCCGCCGCTCATGCGTCCGCGACGCTGA
- a CDS encoding SPFH domain-containing protein yields the protein MATIRTYPWTRHFLGSPTGHVVHLRRGRVAHEGVGQAFWFRPTTSVLSEVPVDDQELPVFFHAVTADQQDVTVQAGVTYRFADPVVASQRLDFAVDPGSGETSTAGRDQVTSIVGRLAQSTAADALATMPLADALTSGVPRVRDVLTGALTTDPRLTATGIVVIGVQVLAVRPEKDVERALQTPAREHVQAEADRATYERRALAVERERAIAENELASRIELATRRERLVAQEGANARREAEEKAAAALVDARATAERAQLATDAKAEQVRVVGAAEAAAEQARMDVYASAGQGTLLALAVREAAGSLPDVQNLTITPDLLTGVLGSLLGGALGRPDGGPSATRPGGTPDGTGSGTTGKAA from the coding sequence ATGGCCACCATCCGCACCTACCCGTGGACCCGGCACTTCCTCGGCAGCCCCACCGGGCACGTCGTCCACCTGCGCCGCGGGCGCGTCGCGCACGAGGGTGTCGGGCAGGCGTTCTGGTTCCGCCCGACGACGTCGGTCCTCTCCGAGGTCCCCGTCGACGACCAGGAGCTGCCCGTCTTCTTCCACGCCGTGACCGCCGACCAGCAGGACGTCACCGTCCAGGCCGGCGTGACCTACCGGTTCGCCGACCCGGTGGTCGCGTCGCAGCGCCTCGACTTCGCGGTCGACCCGGGCAGCGGGGAGACCAGCACCGCAGGTCGCGACCAGGTCACGAGCATCGTCGGCCGGCTCGCGCAGAGCACGGCCGCCGACGCGCTCGCGACGATGCCGCTCGCCGACGCGCTCACGAGCGGCGTGCCCCGCGTGCGCGACGTCCTCACCGGGGCGCTGACCACGGACCCGCGCCTCACCGCGACGGGCATCGTCGTCATCGGCGTCCAGGTGCTCGCCGTCCGGCCGGAGAAGGACGTCGAGCGCGCGCTCCAGACGCCCGCGCGCGAGCACGTCCAGGCCGAGGCCGACCGCGCGACCTACGAGCGCCGCGCCCTCGCCGTCGAGCGCGAGCGCGCCATCGCCGAGAACGAGCTCGCGAGCAGGATCGAGCTCGCCACGCGGCGGGAACGGCTCGTCGCCCAGGAGGGCGCGAACGCGCGGCGCGAGGCGGAGGAGAAGGCCGCCGCCGCACTCGTCGACGCCCGCGCGACCGCCGAGCGGGCGCAGCTCGCGACCGACGCGAAGGCCGAGCAGGTGCGCGTCGTCGGCGCGGCCGAGGCCGCCGCGGAGCAGGCCCGCATGGACGTCTACGCGAGCGCCGGGCAGGGCACGCTCCTCGCGCTCGCGGTCCGCGAGGCCGCCGGGTCGCTCCCCGACGTCCAGAACCTCACCATCACGCCCGACCTCCTGACGGGTGTGCTCGGCTCGCTCCTGGGCGGCGCGCTCGGTCGTCCCGACGGCGGACCGAGCGCCACGCGTCCGGGCGGCACGCCGGACGGCACGGGGTCGGGTACCACCGGGAAGGCGGCCTGA
- a CDS encoding MerR family transcriptional regulator gives MTEEQGAPRASASLTSGEMVRASGLSIKALRIYDANGLLAPARVDPRTGYRAYAPEQVERARALALLRRIDVPLARVPEVLDADPRDVRDVLLGWWDEQQRALAAQRATAEELARRLAGDDRHETAPGPEGASVRWRDVPACTVATITSLTTQSELVPTFSADLLTIRAHLAAAGAEAGAAHWVIYHSPVGRDVAGRVEACVPYRGAVVPAGPVVLREDPARTEAYVEVPSRDCRFPQIVGYLDVLRVATGQEHATSREVYAVPWSDEPDAVVAEVALAVGPAAGAH, from the coding sequence GTGACGGAGGAGCAGGGGGCGCCCCGGGCGTCGGCGTCGCTCACGAGCGGCGAGATGGTGCGCGCGTCCGGGTTGTCGATCAAGGCCCTGCGGATCTACGACGCGAACGGACTCCTCGCCCCGGCCCGCGTCGACCCCCGCACGGGGTACCGCGCGTACGCGCCCGAGCAGGTCGAGCGGGCACGTGCCCTGGCGCTGCTGCGCCGGATCGACGTACCGCTCGCGCGCGTCCCCGAGGTGCTCGACGCCGACCCGCGGGACGTGCGCGACGTCCTCCTCGGCTGGTGGGACGAGCAGCAGCGGGCCCTCGCCGCGCAGCGTGCGACCGCGGAGGAGCTCGCGCGCCGGCTCGCCGGCGACGACCGGCACGAGACCGCGCCCGGCCCGGAGGGCGCGTCGGTCCGGTGGCGCGACGTCCCCGCGTGCACGGTCGCGACCATCACGTCGCTGACGACCCAGTCCGAGCTCGTCCCCACGTTCAGCGCGGACCTGCTGACGATCCGCGCGCACCTCGCCGCCGCCGGGGCGGAGGCGGGTGCCGCGCACTGGGTGATCTACCACTCGCCCGTCGGCCGCGACGTCGCCGGGCGCGTCGAGGCGTGCGTCCCGTACCGCGGGGCGGTCGTCCCCGCTGGGCCGGTCGTGCTCCGCGAGGACCCGGCCCGCACGGAGGCCTACGTCGAGGTGCCGTCGCGCGACTGCCGGTTCCCGCAGATCGTCGGGTACCTCGACGTGCTCCGCGTCGCGACCGGCCAGGAGCACGCCACGTCCCGCGAGGTGTACGCCGTCCCGTGGTCCGACGAGCCGGACGCGGTCGTCGCGGAGGTCGCCCTCGCCGTCGGGCCCGCCGCGGGCGCGCACTGA
- a CDS encoding S9 family peptidase, with protein MPDDLTQTAVPEPTVGRQVPEAPVAPRRPTPRTHHGETVTDDYEWLRDKESPEVVAHLEAENAYTEARLAHLEPLRERIFEEIKARTLETDLSVPVRQGAHWYYARTVEGSQYPIRARAPIDASLGSDAPSSWVPPVLEPGVPVPGEQVLLDDNVEAEGHEFFSLGSFDVSVDGTRLAYAVDVVGDERYTLRIRDLESGTDLVDEVPGTFPGAVFSPDGRYVFYPTVDDAWRPWRVWRHEVGTPATQDVVVFEEPDERYWVGVGVSRSQRFVQIDVGSKITSETWLIDAADPTAEPRVVWPRREGVEYTVEHAVLPSTWLPAVEHDTEDGDGPTTTSMSGSAGAGRDVLLVLHNDGAENFELVVTGVPDDGASPGGPGDATVVVPHDPETRLEGVDAFASHLVVSYRRDALSRLGVIDLASAEPPRPVGLPTPIRTGDTPAPATDHWHVHEVAFDEPLYTAALAGNPEWDQPNVRLSYSSFVTPSTVYDLRVETDELTLLKQQPVLGGYDAADYVQRREWATAEDGTQVPVSLVWRRDTVGLDATGTGAEPAPLLLYGYGSYEISIDPGFSISRLSLLDRGVVFAVAHVRGGGEMGRRWYDDGKTLAKRNTFTDFVAAARHLVDAGWTSPERLVAQGGSAGGLLMGAVTNLAPELFAGVLAQVPFVDALTSILDPSLPLTVVEWDEWGDPLHDPDVYRYMRTYTPYENVPDDAAHYPRILAVTSFHDTRVLYVEPAKWVARLRAAGAPALLKIEMHAGHGGVSGRYEGWREVAYEDAWVLDVLGLAGR; from the coding sequence ATGCCTGACGACCTCACGCAGACCGCCGTGCCCGAGCCGACCGTGGGCCGGCAGGTGCCCGAGGCGCCGGTCGCGCCCCGCCGTCCGACCCCGCGCACGCACCACGGCGAGACCGTCACCGACGACTACGAGTGGCTGCGGGACAAGGAGTCGCCCGAGGTCGTCGCGCACCTGGAGGCCGAGAACGCGTACACCGAGGCGCGGCTCGCCCACCTCGAGCCGCTGCGCGAGCGCATCTTCGAGGAGATCAAGGCGCGCACCCTGGAGACCGACCTGTCCGTGCCCGTGCGGCAGGGCGCGCACTGGTACTACGCGCGCACCGTCGAGGGCTCGCAGTACCCGATCCGGGCGCGCGCGCCGATCGACGCGAGCCTCGGCAGCGACGCGCCGTCGTCGTGGGTGCCGCCCGTGCTGGAGCCGGGCGTGCCCGTGCCGGGCGAGCAGGTGCTGCTCGACGACAACGTCGAGGCCGAGGGCCACGAGTTCTTCTCGCTCGGGTCGTTCGACGTGTCGGTCGACGGCACGCGGCTCGCGTACGCCGTCGACGTCGTCGGCGACGAGCGGTACACGCTGCGGATCCGTGACCTGGAGTCCGGCACCGACCTCGTCGACGAGGTCCCCGGGACGTTCCCGGGCGCCGTCTTCTCCCCGGACGGGCGGTACGTCTTCTACCCGACGGTCGACGACGCGTGGCGGCCCTGGCGCGTGTGGCGCCACGAGGTGGGCACGCCCGCGACGCAGGACGTCGTCGTCTTCGAGGAGCCCGACGAGCGCTACTGGGTCGGGGTGGGCGTCTCGCGCTCGCAGCGGTTCGTGCAGATCGACGTGGGCTCGAAGATCACGTCGGAGACGTGGCTGATCGACGCCGCCGACCCGACGGCCGAGCCCCGCGTCGTGTGGCCGCGCCGCGAGGGCGTCGAGTACACGGTCGAGCACGCCGTCCTGCCGAGCACGTGGTTGCCCGCCGTCGAGCACGACACGGAGGACGGCGACGGCCCGACGACGACGTCCATGTCGGGTTCGGCGGGGGCCGGGCGGGACGTGCTGCTCGTGCTGCACAACGACGGCGCGGAGAACTTCGAGCTCGTCGTGACCGGGGTGCCCGACGACGGCGCGAGCCCGGGCGGGCCGGGCGACGCGACCGTCGTCGTGCCGCACGACCCCGAGACCCGGCTGGAAGGGGTCGACGCCTTCGCCTCGCACCTGGTCGTGTCCTACCGGCGCGACGCGCTGTCGCGGCTCGGGGTGATCGACCTCGCGTCCGCCGAGCCACCGCGGCCCGTCGGTCTGCCGACACCGATCCGCACCGGCGACACGCCCGCGCCCGCGACCGACCACTGGCACGTGCACGAGGTCGCGTTCGACGAGCCCCTGTACACCGCGGCGCTCGCGGGCAACCCCGAGTGGGACCAGCCCAACGTGCGCCTGTCCTACTCGAGCTTCGTCACGCCCTCGACCGTGTACGACCTGCGCGTCGAGACCGACGAGCTCACGCTCCTCAAGCAGCAGCCCGTGCTCGGCGGGTACGACGCCGCGGACTACGTGCAGCGTCGAGAGTGGGCCACGGCCGAGGACGGGACGCAGGTGCCGGTCTCGCTCGTGTGGCGGCGCGACACCGTCGGGCTCGACGCGACGGGCACGGGCGCGGAGCCCGCGCCGCTGCTGCTCTACGGGTACGGGTCGTACGAGATCAGCATCGACCCGGGGTTCTCGATCTCGCGCCTGTCGCTGCTCGACCGCGGCGTCGTGTTCGCCGTCGCGCACGTGCGCGGCGGCGGCGAGATGGGCCGCCGCTGGTACGACGACGGCAAGACGCTCGCCAAGCGCAACACGTTCACCGACTTCGTCGCCGCGGCACGCCACCTCGTCGACGCGGGCTGGACGAGCCCCGAGCGGCTGGTCGCGCAGGGGGGGTCCGCGGGCGGGCTGCTCATGGGCGCGGTGACCAACCTCGCGCCCGAGCTGTTCGCGGGCGTGCTCGCGCAGGTGCCGTTCGTCGACGCGCTCACGTCGATCCTCGACCCGTCGCTCCCGCTGACCGTCGTCGAGTGGGACGAGTGGGGCGACCCGCTGCACGACCCCGACGTCTACCGGTACATGCGCACGTACACGCCGTACGAGAACGTGCCCGACGACGCGGCCCACTACCCGCGGATCCTCGCCGTGACGTCGTTCCACGACACGCGCGTGCTCTACGTCGAGCCGGCCAAGTGGGTCGCGCGCCTGCGCGCCGCCGGGGCGCCGGCCCTGCTCAAGATCGAGATGCACGCCGGTCACGGCGGCGTCTCGGGCCGGTACGAGGGCTGGCGCGAGGTCGCCTACGAGGACGCCTGGGTCCTCGACGTGCTCGGGCTCGCGGGGCGGTGA
- a CDS encoding transglutaminase-like domain-containing protein encodes MDVSRYADHSPYSDPRHHAPLLAAVPPEPASLHAAVTTAVVHYRAGTTPPTPAQLDDVDRRWVASILDAVADRAPGPLDAPRSPEQQVGGCCRDHSLLAVAVLREHDVPARTRLGFVDYLGAEGFRHDHVVAERHDGARWVRFDPEAAPDDVAFDPHDLPTGEDAPFETAAEVWSAYRAGRRDLTDHGAGPDLPWLTGPGFVQRYVLADLAHRQRHELLLWDVWGASVLPGGTPDEGTVALTDRVAELTVLADGGDRDAEAALTVLWATDERLRPGRFVTTWSPTGRLGSTDLATRRTGWAAVPADAALVG; translated from the coding sequence ATGGACGTCTCGCGCTACGCCGACCACAGCCCGTACTCGGACCCCCGCCACCACGCCCCGCTGCTCGCCGCCGTGCCGCCCGAGCCGGCGAGCCTGCACGCCGCGGTGACGACCGCCGTCGTGCACTACCGCGCCGGGACGACCCCGCCGACACCCGCGCAGCTCGACGACGTCGACCGGCGCTGGGTCGCGTCGATCCTCGACGCGGTCGCGGACCGCGCGCCCGGCCCCCTCGACGCGCCCCGCTCCCCCGAGCAGCAGGTCGGCGGGTGCTGCCGGGACCACTCCCTCCTCGCGGTGGCCGTGCTCCGCGAGCACGACGTCCCCGCCCGGACGCGGCTCGGCTTCGTCGACTACCTCGGCGCCGAAGGGTTCCGCCACGACCACGTCGTCGCGGAGCGGCACGACGGCGCGCGCTGGGTCCGGTTCGACCCCGAGGCGGCGCCCGACGACGTCGCGTTCGACCCGCACGACCTGCCCACCGGGGAGGACGCACCGTTCGAGACGGCCGCCGAGGTCTGGTCCGCGTACCGCGCGGGGCGTCGGGACCTGACCGACCACGGCGCCGGCCCCGACCTCCCCTGGTTGACCGGGCCGGGGTTCGTGCAGCGGTACGTGCTCGCCGACCTGGCGCACCGACAGCGGCACGAGCTCCTCCTGTGGGACGTGTGGGGCGCGTCCGTGCTCCCGGGCGGCACGCCGGACGAGGGCACCGTCGCACTCACCGACCGCGTCGCGGAGCTCACCGTCCTGGCGGACGGCGGCGACCGTGACGCCGAGGCCGCGCTCACGGTCCTGTGGGCGACGGACGAGCGGCTCCGCCCGGGACGCTTCGTGACGACGTGGTCCCCCACGGGGCGGCTCGGATCCACGGACCTCGCCACCCGGCGGACGGGTTGGGCCGCGGTTCCCGCGGACGCGGCGCTCGTCGGGTGA
- a CDS encoding DUF1254 domain-containing protein, with protein sequence MTESTPATDDALAAAVAAVSTPSPVDTPLGRFELVDGVPTPESVERLYGSLDFLRGVEAFLSAMPGASLVAMRRGFRELGLLRSNQVGYTDPRADSGGIFLTPNTATTYGSLFVDLRETGPLVIEPPKNSLCVVDDFWFRYVADMGIAGPDRGEGGRYLFLPPGYDGEVPDGYFVYRTPTFTNWVVLRALGGVPAMKETRIYPLADAGDPPPTEFVNIAGTRVNTVHANDASFFDEVAEIVAEEPTSALDPERAGLLRAVGIVPGRPFVPSPELRATLDTAAKAGAAISRALVYSPRDPEARVAPGSSWLQAFLGGSYEFLADGASLLDARAQFHFFATVITPAMAHAQVGAGSAYAYTAHDAQGRILDGSRTYRLVLPPNPPAKNFWSVDLYDTQTRSLLQTDNPYPSLLSLSGAVATEEDGSTVLWFGPEPPAGRESNWVGTVPGRSWFPMLRLYGPLEPWFDRTWLPGDLELVED encoded by the coding sequence ATGACCGAGAGCACTCCCGCGACCGACGACGCGCTGGCCGCGGCGGTCGCCGCGGTGAGCACGCCGTCCCCGGTGGACACCCCGCTCGGCCGGTTCGAGCTGGTCGACGGGGTGCCGACCCCGGAGTCCGTCGAGCGGCTCTACGGCTCGCTGGACTTCCTGCGCGGCGTCGAGGCGTTCCTCAGCGCGATGCCCGGCGCGTCGCTCGTGGCGATGCGACGCGGGTTCCGCGAGCTCGGCCTCCTGCGCTCGAACCAGGTCGGGTACACCGACCCGCGGGCCGACTCGGGCGGCATCTTCCTCACGCCGAACACGGCGACCACGTACGGGTCGCTCTTCGTCGACCTGCGCGAGACGGGCCCGCTCGTCATCGAGCCCCCCAAGAACTCGCTGTGCGTGGTCGACGACTTCTGGTTCCGCTACGTCGCGGACATGGGCATCGCGGGTCCGGACCGCGGCGAGGGCGGCCGCTACCTGTTCCTCCCGCCCGGCTACGACGGCGAGGTCCCGGACGGCTACTTCGTCTACCGGACCCCCACGTTCACCAACTGGGTCGTGCTGCGCGCGCTGGGCGGCGTGCCGGCGATGAAGGAGACGCGGATCTACCCGCTCGCCGACGCGGGGGACCCGCCCCCGACCGAGTTCGTCAACATCGCGGGGACGCGCGTCAACACGGTCCACGCCAACGACGCCTCGTTCTTCGACGAGGTCGCCGAGATCGTCGCGGAGGAGCCGACGAGCGCGCTCGACCCCGAGCGTGCCGGGCTGCTGCGGGCCGTCGGCATCGTGCCCGGCCGCCCGTTCGTCCCGAGCCCGGAGCTGCGCGCGACGCTCGACACGGCGGCCAAGGCCGGTGCGGCGATCAGCCGCGCGCTCGTCTACTCCCCCCGCGACCCGGAGGCGCGCGTCGCTCCCGGGTCGAGCTGGCTCCAGGCGTTCCTCGGCGGCTCGTACGAGTTCCTCGCCGACGGCGCGAGCCTGCTCGACGCACGCGCGCAGTTCCACTTCTTCGCAACCGTCATCACGCCCGCGATGGCGCACGCCCAGGTCGGCGCCGGGTCGGCGTACGCCTACACGGCGCACGACGCGCAGGGCCGCATCCTCGACGGGTCGCGCACGTACCGGCTCGTGCTGCCGCCCAACCCGCCCGCGAAGAACTTCTGGTCCGTCGACCTCTACGACACCCAGACCCGGTCGCTGCTCCAGACGGACAACCCGTACCCGAGCCTCCTGAGCCTCAGCGGCGCCGTGGCGACGGAGGAGGACGGCAGCACCGTGCTGTGGTTCGGCCCGGAGCCCCCGGCGGGACGCGAGTCCAACTGGGTCGGGACCGTCCCGGGCAGGTCGTGGTTCCCCATGCTGCGCCTCTACGGGCCGCTCGAGCCGTGGTTCGACCGCACGTGGCTCCCGGGGGACCTGGAGCTCGTCGAGGACTGA
- a CDS encoding zinc ribbon domain-containing protein, whose amino-acid sequence MSAPIAFTDNVRDLSNAGGYQFEFRCERCGNGYRSAYQTDVVAKGSSLIQAAGRLFGGKVADLSYAAGSWAADRQTNSQAKDKAMDAAVGEVRDAFRQCHGCGDWMCHEVCWNDAVGQCVRCSPKQAEELSQLQADARRDQLREQLRTTDLVGGTDLRTQAVTQCPSCAAKVDGGKFCGECGERLAQVAACRECGAQNATGARFCADCGSPQTT is encoded by the coding sequence ATGAGCGCGCCCATCGCCTTCACCGACAACGTCCGCGACCTGTCGAACGCCGGTGGCTACCAGTTCGAGTTCCGGTGCGAGCGCTGCGGCAACGGCTACCGCTCCGCCTACCAGACCGACGTCGTCGCGAAGGGCAGCAGCCTGATCCAGGCGGCGGGCCGGTTGTTCGGGGGCAAGGTCGCCGACCTCTCCTACGCGGCGGGGTCGTGGGCCGCGGACCGCCAGACCAACTCGCAGGCCAAGGACAAGGCGATGGACGCCGCCGTCGGCGAGGTGCGCGACGCGTTCCGCCAGTGCCACGGGTGCGGTGACTGGATGTGCCACGAGGTCTGCTGGAACGACGCCGTCGGTCAGTGCGTGCGCTGCTCCCCCAAGCAGGCGGAGGAGCTCTCCCAGCTCCAGGCCGACGCGCGGCGCGACCAGCTCCGGGAGCAGCTCCGGACGACCGATCTCGTCGGCGGCACCGACCTGCGCACCCAGGCCGTGACGCAGTGTCCGTCGTGCGCGGCCAAGGTCGACGGCGGCAAGTTCTGCGGCGAGTGCGGCGAGCGGCTCGCGCAGGTCGCCGCGTGCCGCGAGTGCGGCGCGCAGAACGCCACGGGCGCGCGGTTCTGCGCCGACTGCGGGAGCCCGCAGACCACCTGA
- a CDS encoding PQQ-binding-like beta-propeller repeat protein: MPVRRRDGGDDRRTFELVETAGVDVDPDLLDAPHPVLLGAPPPPGLDGVPPASRETPGPGRRRPRLVAAAVVAGVVVVLVGGMLVVDAVTSRDAQERLETARGAVRALDGAPAERWSAPAAAERGVAFLPGLLVTVEGDEAVALDLDTGAEAWRAPLAGDESVCGSWSPWMLPGTPARTVVCVTGSEVVPSWYEPAPSAPVEEDADVRPVTVAVLDATGAVVGEREVELGGAVLVPGPDGGLVRAERVGEPGEPTGAPVAVDPGAGETVDGVAGRDVVVTLEDARSGEVRWRRELPFQDVPWSCTTWDAETGGEEIDPERLTVVATESLVDVTGCGVAASFLPDGARLDDPDVAADGAVPLAGGRFLVDADRQGSSGALRADRVLDPDGTPVLDPPGEVLDPQATDDPAPGVLLVRDGIDLRAYDDEGSRLWTFDGTRAPEAVYVLADGTAVVGTASTVVGLDALSGEQTWSRFLDDLGGEEGRPTMVAQAFTDGRCAILVLVDPSTGSRPRVVALELGTGALVWEADVDGEWASFVSAQGRFLRWDGQTVALLG, from the coding sequence GTGCCCGTCCGACGGCGAGACGGCGGTGACGACCGCCGCACGTTCGAGCTCGTCGAGACGGCCGGGGTCGACGTGGACCCCGACCTCCTCGACGCGCCGCACCCCGTGCTGCTCGGCGCGCCACCGCCTCCTGGTCTGGACGGCGTCCCTCCTGCGAGCCGGGAGACCCCCGGGCCCGGCAGGAGGCGCCCGCGCCTCGTCGCCGCGGCCGTGGTGGCCGGCGTCGTGGTCGTGCTGGTGGGCGGGATGCTCGTCGTCGACGCGGTGACGAGCCGGGACGCGCAGGAGCGGCTGGAGACGGCGCGCGGCGCGGTGCGCGCGCTCGACGGCGCACCGGCCGAACGGTGGTCGGCACCGGCGGCGGCAGAGCGGGGCGTGGCCTTCCTGCCCGGCCTGCTCGTCACGGTCGAGGGTGACGAGGCGGTCGCGCTGGACCTGGACACGGGCGCGGAGGCGTGGCGCGCTCCGCTCGCCGGGGACGAGTCCGTGTGCGGGTCGTGGAGCCCGTGGATGCTGCCCGGCACGCCGGCGCGCACGGTCGTGTGCGTCACCGGCTCCGAGGTGGTGCCGTCCTGGTACGAGCCCGCGCCGTCCGCACCCGTCGAGGAGGACGCCGACGTCCGCCCGGTGACCGTGGCCGTCCTGGACGCGACCGGCGCGGTCGTGGGGGAGCGCGAGGTCGAGCTGGGCGGTGCGGTGCTCGTCCCGGGGCCCGACGGCGGGCTCGTCCGGGCCGAGCGCGTCGGGGAGCCGGGGGAGCCGACCGGCGCACCGGTCGCGGTGGACCCGGGCGCGGGGGAGACCGTCGACGGCGTCGCGGGGCGGGACGTCGTCGTGACGCTCGAGGACGCCCGGAGCGGCGAGGTCCGCTGGCGGCGCGAGCTCCCGTTCCAGGACGTCCCGTGGTCGTGCACCACGTGGGACGCCGAGACTGGCGGCGAGGAGATCGACCCGGAACGGCTCACCGTCGTCGCCACCGAGTCGCTCGTCGACGTCACCGGGTGCGGTGTCGCCGCGTCCTTCCTGCCCGACGGCGCGCGGCTCGACGACCCCGACGTGGCCGCCGACGGCGCGGTCCCGCTCGCGGGCGGGCGGTTCCTCGTCGACGCGGACCGGCAGGGGTCGTCCGGCGCGCTGCGGGCGGACCGTGTGCTGGACCCCGACGGCACGCCCGTGCTCGACCCCCCGGGCGAGGTGCTCGACCCGCAGGCGACGGACGACCCGGCGCCGGGGGTGCTCCTCGTGCGCGACGGCATCGACCTGCGCGCGTACGACGACGAGGGCTCGCGCCTGTGGACGTTCGACGGCACGCGCGCCCCGGAAGCGGTGTACGTGCTCGCGGACGGGACGGCCGTCGTCGGCACGGCCAGCACCGTCGTCGGGCTCGACGCGCTCTCCGGGGAGCAGACGTGGTCGCGGTTCCTCGACGACCTCGGGGGCGAGGAGGGCCGCCCGACCATGGTCGCGCAGGCGTTCACCGACGGGCGCTGCGCGATCCTCGTGCTCGTCGACCCGTCCACCGGCTCGCGGCCGCGGGTGGTCGCGCTCGAGCTCGGCACGGGCGCGCTCGTCTGGGAGGCCGACGTCGACGGGGAGTGGGCGTCGTTCGTCTCGGCCCAGGGGCGGTTCCTGCGCTGGGACGGGCAGACGGTGGCGCTGCTGGGGTGA